The stretch of DNA CGGGCGGACACGAATCGAGCGTGTCAACGAACGCCGTGCTGCTCGCGTCGCGTTCGATGCCCGTGACGTTGAAGTCAGACATCGGGACAGCGTTGTTGTTGGTGACGGTTACGGAGTAGGTCCGCACACCCGAGCCATCGACCGTGGCTGGCCCAATACTGTCGACCGTCACCGCGAGCGGCTTGTCATCGGCGTCGCTTGGTGATGCGTATCCGGTGACGACCGGGGTCCACGTCGCGGGCACTCCGCACGGCCAGTCCAGATGGAACGCTGCGTACTCACCGGGCTTGATCGGCCCGCTGCATATCCACTCTTCGTCCTGGCGCTTCGTGCTCTCGGCCCACGAGATCTTGACGTAGTTCGGAACCACGGTGGCGGTCGTGTTGTTGGTCACGATTCCGTCCAGGTATCGCCCATCTTCCCCCGCGTCATAGCCACGTGCGACCGCCGGCAACTTGATCTGCAGGTCTTCGCAGGCGCCAGCCGTTCCTATGCCCGTCAGCGACATCATTACGACGACCAGCACCATCGCCATGAGAACTGCGAAGATTCGTCGCCCTCTCTCAAAGCTCATCGTCCGTGCTCCCTCCGTGGCGGCGCCGCCCCTGACGCCTACTACGTTCTGTTCGGAGTATCGTCTGGCGGCCGCGCTACACAACGATGAGCTTGTAAGCACGTGTGGTTTGCCTGTGACCTTCGTCACCTCTCACGCTGCGCTGCGGCCGCCCGCACTCGCGCGGGTGACGCGAAGTTGCGCCCGGGGTATCCACATGAGAGACATCCCCGGACGCCGTTTGGCGCCCGCGAGCAGGGAGAGGACACCTTCCGATGACCCCCAACAGCTCGACTGGCACGCCCGCCCCGACGCTCCCTACAGGATCGCGGGTAGTCGTGGTCGTCTCTCGCGGGCCCTCCCCTGGTCCGCGGCACGCGGCGGCGGTCGTCCCCGAGGTGGCCGGGCGACCCCAAGGCGACGCGCTCGAGCGGCTCCAGCAGTCGGGGCTCAACGCCCAGGTCTTCAACGACTTCAGCGACACTGTCCCGCGCGGCCACATCGTCGACCAGTTCCCGGTCGCCGGCGCGAGCATCGCGACCGACTCCGAGGTCGTCGTGCTCGTCTCCAGCGGACCCGCCGAGAAGACCGGTCCCACTCCCCTGCCCGACATCGTCGGCTTGGACGAGGCCGACGCGACCGCTCGCCTTCGCTCGGCGGGGCTCGAGCCGGAGATTGCTCGCGACTACCATCCCAACGTCGCCCAAGGCGTCGTGCTTGCGCAGCTGCCGAGCCAAGCGGCAGCGGCGGGTAAGCCGCGCCGCTCGCTCGCGTGGCTGTGGATCACGCTCGCCGTCTTGGGCGTCTTGATTCTTGCGGGCGCCGCGGCGGCCGGCTACTTCCTCTTCTCGGGCAAGCAGGTCTCTGTACCCAACGTCGTTGGGCAGACTCAGGCTCAGGCCGGGCAGACGCTGGCAGGCGCCCACCTCACGGTGGGCACGGTCACGGCTCGGACGGACTCCACGATGGCCGCGGGTACGGTGCTGGAGCAGAATCCGCAGCCTGGCGTCGAGATCGACCGGGACGCTGCGGTGAGCCTGGTGGTCGCCGGCGCCATCCCGGAGGCTCGGGTGCCAAGCGTCGTCGGACTCAACTCACCGGACGCGAAGTCCGCGCTCCAAGCGGCGGGCTTCGTGGTGGTCAGCTCCAACGACTACAGTGACTCGGTCCCAACCGGCAACGTGATCTCGCAGAACCCGGCGGCGGGGACGAGCGCGCCAAAGGGCACGAACGTCACGATCGATGTCTCGCTGGGCTCCCGAATCACCAACGTCACACTGCCCGACTTCACGGGGATGACGCAGTCCGCCGCAACGGACAAGGCGACGTCGCTCGGGCTGAAGACGCGCGTCTCCAACGAGTACAGCCCCACCGTACCCACCGGCCAAGTCGTAGCCCAGATCCCGGATGCCGGCCAGTCGGTGGCGCCGGGCACGACCGTCGGGCTGAGCATCTCGCTCGGCACCGCACCGGCGACTTCGGTAACGGTCCCGGACCTGAGTGGCCAGACCTCGACCAGCGCACAGGCGGCCCTTACCGCTCTCGGACTCGTCCCGGCTACGGTAAGCTGGGACGGCACCGGCAAGCCCGCCGACACGGTGGTGGGTCAGTCTCCGAAGGCGGGAGAGCAGGTGGCCCCAGCAAGTTCTGTCGTGGTCTTTGTCTCCTCGGGAAAGTAGCCACAACCGCATGACCGATCTCTCCCAGCTGACGCTGAGCGTTCGCTACGACGAAGGCGACGGCCCGGTGATGGTGCTGCTTCACGGCATCAACTCCGACGGCGCCGACTGGCGCCGCGTGATCGACACGATCGGCAGTGGCTACCGTTTCATCGCAGTCGACCTGCTCGGCTTTGGCGACTCGCCCAAGCCGGAGGACATCGAGTACACCGCGGACCAGCATGCGCAGGTGCTCGATCAGACGCTGAACGCGATCGGGGTGGACCGGCCGTTTCTACTCGTGGGCTACTCGCTGGGCGGGGACATCGCGATTCGCTACGCCGCGAAGTACCCCCGTCGCGTGCGCCGGCTCTTCCTGCTCTCAGCGCCCTTCTACCTGCCGCCCAAAGCCTTCTCCCGGGAGGCGTTCGGCAGACAGTACCTGCAGGTGATCGTCTTCCAGCGGCTCTGGAAGTTCGTCTCGAACTCTAAGAAGCGCGACAACCTGCTGTATCAGATCGTCGACGGCAAGGCCGAGGAGTTCGCGAAGGGGTTCCTGCGCACCGATGACGTGTCCACGCATTGGGACATCATGAGCAAGAACCTGCGCAACTGCATCGGCAAGGCGACGTTCGTCGACGACCTACCCAAGCTCGACATGCCGGTCACGTTCGCCCTGGGCATCCGCGACCCCATCGTCCATCCCGACCAGACCCCCGCCCTCAAGCGACTCAAGCCGGAGATCGACATCCGCCGCATCGTTGGGCTCTCGGCAGACCACTTTCTGCTGGTCAACCTGCCCGACACCGTCGCCGAGGAGATCATGCGTGATGAGGTCACCGGCCTTTCGGTGCGTTACCGAGCAGGAAAAGGCGAGCCCATCGTGTTCCTTCACGGGCTGCTCCAAGGTCCGGATTTCTGGCACGCCGTCGCGCAAGCGCTCTCGGCCACGCACGAGGTGCTGATGATCGACCTCCTCGGTTTCGGGGCGTCGCCTCGGCCGCTCTCCTACCGCTACCAGCTCTCCGACCACGTCGACGCGCTGCTCCACACGTTGGAACGCGAACTGCCAGAGGGGCAGCCCGTGCGAATCGTCGGCCACGGCCTCGGCGGGAACATCGCCCTTGGTGTGGCTTCCGCCGAGCCGCAACGCGTCGTCGATACGGTGGCCTTCTCGCCCCTGCTGCTCGACGCCGAGGCGATCGACAACCCGTCCTCGCCTGCCGCAGCGGAGCTGCTCGCACTACGGGATCGTCTCCGCGACATGATGAACGACCCGCGCACTCGTGCCGCCGCCGAGAACTCCGAGGCCGTCTTCGTCCCGATGATCCGCACCCTCGAGAACACGGTCCTCGCCGAGAACAACCACAAGCTGGTCTCGGCGGCCAAAAGGCCGATCACGCTGGTCGCACCCGTCGGCGATGGGATCGCCGACGTAGCCTACTTCCGCTCGCTGGCCGACGACCGCGACGACGTGCGAGTCGCGACGCCGCCCGGCGACAACTCGATGCCGCTCGACGACCCTGCGGCCACCGTGCTGCTGATCGAGCCAGGCGCCACGCAGCAGGCGAGCGTGGCTGCCAACCTCCCGCGGCCCGCAGCTCATGACGGACTCCGCCAACTGCGCATGGTCTTCGGCAGCGCCTCGAACGGCGTGCTGTGGCGCGGACTGGGCCAGCTCGTCTTGGGCATTGTGTTCACGCTGCTCAAGCAGCCCCATCCCCGGGTGCTCGCGTTTGGATTCGCAGTCTGGGTGCTGGTCGAGGGTGTCTCGACAATCGCCGGCGCGGTCGGCTTGCGCCGTAGCGGCAAGTCAGGCTGGATTCCGTGGTTGCTGATGGGTGCGCTGTCCTTCACTGTGGCGTGGTTGCTGCTCTCTCGCACCGAGCTCAACCTGTTCGTGCTCGGTATGGTCGTGCTGGGACGCGCTCTTTACACGGCGATTGCCGATCTCTACGTCGCCAGAAAGGTCTCCAGTACGCCGACCGCACGATGGCTGCTCGTCGCCGAGGGAGTGCTCGGCATAGTCATCGCGTTACTGATCGTCTTCAGCACGCACCACGCGTACTTCACCTTGCAGTACCTCCTGGCGGTGTACTTCACTGTCTCCGGCGTCTCGTCGATGGGCTACGCTCTTGCCAACCGCCGCGCAGTCAGGCGACGCGTTCGTGCTGGCTTGGCCCGCAGTCGTCAGGTCTAGCATCCACCCGCACAACCGAGGAGCTCGCTATGCCCGCAAAGCTCAGCGTTCGGCATCAACTCATTGCGCTCGCCCTCGCGTGTACGTTGGTGGCCACGATGTTCGCTTCGCCCGCCCTGGCCGAGATCGCTCCCGGGGCAGTCAAGCTCACCATGTCCGCGCCGATCGCAGTGCGCGCCTCGCACGCCTTCACGTTGCGTGGCACGGTCGCAGCACCTGCATCGCCGGGCGAAACAGTGACCGTCACGCTGGCTCTCAAGAGTGGGGCGGCATGGTCGGTCGCAGCCACATCGGCCGCGGTGATCGGCCCGAAGCGCACGTTCTCGTGCTCGCTGAAACCGGCGAAGCGCGGGCACTGGCAGGTCTCGGCGAGCCTGCCTGCGAGCAGCACGTACGCGACCTCAACCGCCACCGCGCAGCTCAAGGCGGTTGGCGCCAACGTCATCGCGCTGACGTTTGACGATGGGCCGTGGCCGACGTCGACCGCCAAGATCGTGACAGCGCTGCGACGCGGCGATGCGCAAGCGACGTTCTTCATGCTCGGCTCGCAGATCGGGTCTCGGAAGAAGATCGCCCAGTCGGTCGTGGACAACGGCAACCTCGTGGGCGTTCATAGCTGGAATCACGCGCTGATGGTGCGCAGATCCTCGGCGGTCAATCAGCGCGATCTTGCGCGGTGCGTCAAGGCGCTGCGTGCGGCGACTGGCGTGACTGCGCACTGGTTCCGACCCCCATACGGCTCGACCAACTCGGCGCTGAAGAAGGTCGCGGCGTCACAAGGATTGCGGCAGG from Coriobacteriia bacterium encodes:
- a CDS encoding PASTA domain-containing protein; this translates as MTPNSSTGTPAPTLPTGSRVVVVVSRGPSPGPRHAAAVVPEVAGRPQGDALERLQQSGLNAQVFNDFSDTVPRGHIVDQFPVAGASIATDSEVVVLVSSGPAEKTGPTPLPDIVGLDEADATARLRSAGLEPEIARDYHPNVAQGVVLAQLPSQAAAAGKPRRSLAWLWITLAVLGVLILAGAAAAGYFLFSGKQVSVPNVVGQTQAQAGQTLAGAHLTVGTVTARTDSTMAAGTVLEQNPQPGVEIDRDAAVSLVVAGAIPEARVPSVVGLNSPDAKSALQAAGFVVVSSNDYSDSVPTGNVISQNPAAGTSAPKGTNVTIDVSLGSRITNVTLPDFTGMTQSAATDKATSLGLKTRVSNEYSPTVPTGQVVAQIPDAGQSVAPGTTVGLSISLGTAPATSVTVPDLSGQTSTSAQAALTALGLVPATVSWDGTGKPADTVVGQSPKAGEQVAPASSVVVFVSSGK
- a CDS encoding alpha/beta fold hydrolase, which encodes MTDLSQLTLSVRYDEGDGPVMVLLHGINSDGADWRRVIDTIGSGYRFIAVDLLGFGDSPKPEDIEYTADQHAQVLDQTLNAIGVDRPFLLVGYSLGGDIAIRYAAKYPRRVRRLFLLSAPFYLPPKAFSREAFGRQYLQVIVFQRLWKFVSNSKKRDNLLYQIVDGKAEEFAKGFLRTDDVSTHWDIMSKNLRNCIGKATFVDDLPKLDMPVTFALGIRDPIVHPDQTPALKRLKPEIDIRRIVGLSADHFLLVNLPDTVAEEIMRDEVTGLSVRYRAGKGEPIVFLHGLLQGPDFWHAVAQALSATHEVLMIDLLGFGASPRPLSYRYQLSDHVDALLHTLERELPEGQPVRIVGHGLGGNIALGVASAEPQRVVDTVAFSPLLLDAEAIDNPSSPAAAELLALRDRLRDMMNDPRTRAAAENSEAVFVPMIRTLENTVLAENNHKLVSAAKRPITLVAPVGDGIADVAYFRSLADDRDDVRVATPPGDNSMPLDDPAATVLLIEPGATQQASVAANLPRPAAHDGLRQLRMVFGSASNGVLWRGLGQLVLGIVFTLLKQPHPRVLAFGFAVWVLVEGVSTIAGAVGLRRSGKSGWIPWLLMGALSFTVAWLLLSRTELNLFVLGMVVLGRALYTAIADLYVARKVSSTPTARWLLVAEGVLGIVIALLIVFSTHHAYFTLQYLLAVYFTVSGVSSMGYALANRRAVRRRVRAGLARSRQV
- a CDS encoding polysaccharide deacetylase family protein — protein: MPAKLSVRHQLIALALACTLVATMFASPALAEIAPGAVKLTMSAPIAVRASHAFTLRGTVAAPASPGETVTVTLALKSGAAWSVAATSAAVIGPKRTFSCSLKPAKRGHWQVSASLPASSTYATSTATAQLKAVGANVIALTFDDGPWPTSTAKIVTALRRGDAQATFFMLGSQIGSRKKIAQSVVDNGNLVGVHSWNHALMVRRSSAVNQRDLARCVKALRAATGVTAHWFRPPYGSTNSALKKVAASQGLRQVIWTVDTLDWKYRVTSSVVSRALSGARNGAIVLMHDGGGPRGATAAAVPIVIRRLRARGYDLVTLDEMAALGYKVR